One window of the Dehalococcoidia bacterium genome contains the following:
- a CDS encoding FHA domain-containing protein encodes MIPADGPALGRLTVQRPEGERTEHDLAGDVAPLGRAEDNAVVLPDLAVSRHHAQIARRDGAVVIVDLGSLNGTVVNGVRLAARQPFALRDGDRIEIGPFSLLYTAAGEAAAPEEEAPFRTTRLLPAASPTPDETAALPLPSGTMALPTAAAPQLLVWSGGRSAVFPLEGSVITIGRAEDNTIVIADPTVSRRHAEIRRTPAGWMLVDLGSGNGIYVHGQRIAEKLLRNNDSVRIGETVQLVFLAPQEEPPPARRDELPAVEVGSRGVITIGRDRANDLILSHPQVSRFHAKLERRGEQLVLIDLGSTNGTFLNGAPITEKALKEGDTIQIGPYTLTLADGTLAPVTAERGIRIDAVGLTRTVGRGVTILQPVTLTIKPREFVAIVGASGTGKSTLLDALCGFRPATAGRVFYNGIDLYQSYDAFRTSIGYVPQEDIIHRDLPLRRALRYAAELRLPRDTTPAEREGRIDEVLDDLGLTDRQTTPIARLSGGQRKRVSVAVELLTKPSLLFLDEPTSGLDPATETRMMRLLRELADQGRTLVLVTHATQNILLCDKVIFLAKGGYLAFLGTPQEALDFFGVQDFVDIYDVLEKEPAPGQYAERFRASPYFLRHLAEVAALDPEGVTGTARRRPPPSDHGISRFRQFSILLRRSLDLLWMNKRALAILLLQAPVIALLIGMVYGRAVFSERPLLLPPEQLVAARLPPPLSPVDWPRNCGLSDDEIAALPAALRSDDLKQPCGNAHNGMNVLFLLTVVSIWLGVSNAAKEIVKELPVYRRERMVSLKIAPYLAAKLALLVLITVVQAALLVGIVAALIPLPLSSLEARAGFFAAVLLTFFAATCLGLGVSALVSTNDEAGNLVPILLLPQIIFAGAIFPVREMGELARLIAAATLSKWSWEALGAIVDIPRIARAQGGQSLAILDENKWGRTFDIAVPHNLAVLALFALVLLLAAYVALRRKDSL; translated from the coding sequence GTGATTCCCGCCGACGGCCCGGCGCTTGGCCGCCTCACGGTGCAACGTCCCGAAGGCGAGCGGACAGAGCACGACTTAGCCGGCGACGTTGCTCCTCTCGGCCGCGCTGAGGACAACGCCGTCGTGCTGCCCGACCTCGCCGTCTCGCGCCATCATGCCCAGATCGCTCGCCGCGACGGCGCGGTGGTCATCGTTGACCTCGGCAGCCTCAACGGCACCGTCGTGAATGGGGTCCGTCTTGCGGCGCGCCAGCCGTTTGCGCTCCGCGACGGCGATCGGATCGAGATCGGGCCGTTTTCCCTTCTCTACACCGCGGCGGGGGAAGCGGCAGCGCCCGAGGAAGAAGCGCCCTTCCGAACGACCCGCTTGCTGCCGGCCGCCTCGCCGACACCGGACGAGACCGCGGCGCTGCCTCTCCCCTCGGGTACCATGGCGCTTCCGACGGCCGCCGCGCCGCAGCTGCTAGTCTGGAGCGGCGGCCGCTCGGCTGTTTTCCCGCTCGAGGGCAGCGTCATCACAATCGGGCGCGCCGAGGACAACACCATCGTCATCGCCGACCCAACCGTCAGCCGCCGCCACGCCGAAATTCGGCGCACGCCGGCAGGATGGATGCTGGTCGATCTCGGCAGCGGCAACGGCATCTACGTCCATGGCCAGCGCATCGCTGAGAAACTGCTGCGCAACAACGACTCCGTTCGGATTGGTGAGACCGTCCAGTTGGTCTTCCTCGCGCCGCAGGAAGAGCCGCCTCCAGCACGCCGTGACGAGCTTCCAGCGGTCGAGGTCGGCAGCCGCGGAGTCATCACGATCGGCCGCGACCGCGCGAACGACCTCATTCTCAGCCATCCCCAAGTGTCGCGGTTTCACGCCAAACTGGAGCGGCGGGGCGAGCAGCTTGTGCTCATCGACCTCGGCTCGACGAACGGGACGTTCCTCAACGGCGCACCGATCACCGAGAAGGCGCTCAAAGAAGGCGACACGATCCAGATCGGACCCTACACGCTTACGCTCGCCGACGGAACACTTGCGCCCGTCACGGCTGAGCGCGGGATCCGCATCGACGCCGTCGGCCTGACGCGAACTGTGGGGCGCGGCGTGACGATCCTGCAGCCCGTCACCCTGACGATCAAGCCGCGGGAGTTTGTCGCGATTGTCGGCGCAAGCGGCACGGGCAAATCGACGCTGCTGGATGCCCTGTGCGGCTTTCGCCCCGCGACCGCAGGGAGAGTGTTCTACAACGGGATCGACCTCTACCAATCCTATGACGCCTTCCGAACGTCGATCGGGTACGTGCCGCAAGAGGACATCATCCATCGCGACTTACCGCTGCGGCGCGCCCTGCGCTATGCGGCTGAGCTCCGCCTGCCGCGGGATACGACGCCTGCGGAGCGCGAAGGGCGCATTGATGAAGTGCTCGACGACCTCGGGCTTACCGACCGGCAGACGACGCCGATCGCTCGCCTCTCCGGCGGGCAGCGTAAGCGCGTCAGCGTGGCGGTCGAGCTGCTGACGAAGCCGAGCCTTCTGTTCCTCGACGAGCCGACCTCCGGGCTCGACCCGGCGACGGAGACGCGGATGATGCGCCTCCTCCGCGAGCTCGCCGACCAAGGCCGCACGCTGGTCTTGGTCACGCACGCCACTCAGAACATCCTCTTGTGCGACAAAGTCATTTTTCTCGCCAAAGGCGGCTATCTCGCCTTCTTGGGTACTCCGCAGGAGGCGCTGGACTTCTTTGGGGTGCAGGACTTTGTCGACATCTACGACGTCCTCGAGAAGGAACCGGCGCCGGGCCAGTATGCGGAGCGGTTCCGCGCCTCCCCTTACTTCCTGCGCCATCTCGCCGAGGTGGCCGCCCTCGACCCCGAGGGCGTTACCGGGACAGCGCGCCGCCGTCCGCCACCGTCTGACCACGGCATTTCGCGGTTCCGTCAGTTCAGCATCCTCCTGCGCCGTTCGCTCGATCTGCTCTGGATGAACAAGCGGGCGCTCGCCATTCTGCTGCTGCAGGCTCCGGTCATCGCGCTCCTGATTGGGATGGTCTACGGCCGGGCGGTGTTCAGCGAGCGGCCGTTGCTGCTTCCCCCAGAGCAGCTGGTTGCCGCTCGGCTCCCCCCGCCGCTCTCGCCCGTGGACTGGCCGCGCAACTGCGGCCTGAGCGATGACGAAATTGCGGCCCTGCCGGCCGCGCTCCGGAGCGACGACCTGAAGCAGCCGTGCGGCAACGCGCACAACGGCATGAATGTGCTCTTCCTCTTGACGGTCGTCTCGATTTGGCTGGGAGTGTCGAACGCCGCGAAAGAGATTGTCAAAGAGCTGCCGGTCTATCGCCGAGAGCGGATGGTGTCGCTCAAGATCGCGCCCTATCTCGCCGCGAAGCTCGCGCTGCTTGTTCTCATCACGGTCGTGCAGGCGGCGCTTTTAGTCGGGATCGTCGCCGCGCTGATTCCGCTTCCTCTCTCTTCGCTTGAAGCGCGCGCCGGCTTCTTCGCCGCGGTGCTCCTCACCTTTTTTGCCGCGACGTGCCTCGGGCTGGGCGTCTCTGCGCTTGTCAGCACTAACGATGAGGCCGGAAACCTTGTTCCCATCCTTCTTCTCCCGCAGATCATCTTTGCCGGCGCGATCTTCCCCGTTCGCGAGATGGGTGAGCTGGCCCGCCTCATCGCGGCCGCAACGCTGAGCAAATGGAGCTGGGAGGCGTTGGGCGCGATCGTCGATATCCCGCGCATCGCGCGCGCGCAAGGGGGGCAGAGCCTCGCGATCCTCGACGAGAATAAATGGGGGCGGACATTTGACATCGCAGTGCCTCACAATCTCGCCGTCTTGGCGCTGTTTGCGCTCGTGCTCCTCCTAGCGGCGTATGTCGCTCTCAGGCGAAAGGACAGTCTCTAA